The Desulfobacterales bacterium genome includes the window TCCGCCGGCAAGGCGGAAAACCCGGGAAGGATGGATTTCAGCAAATCCGGAAACGGGCAGACTAATTTGGGATCAGTCCCGCAGGAACACTCATGCCCTGTTCCTTGAAATACCTGACGGCCCCGGGATGCAGGGGAATGCCCATGTTTTGCATTCCGTCAAAGGCCGGTGACAGGGTTTTGAGCTGGCGATGGACTTTGGCCAGAAAGTCTTTGTTTTTGGGATCAAAGGCAACCTTTAACATGTCATAGGCCACTTTGGGGTCGAGATCCTTGTGGGCCATCCAATACACCTGGAAACCGATGCAGGGATAATCCTTCTGCCACGATTTGTAGGTGCCGGCCGGCATGATCGACTTCTTGTAGGCCGGATATTGCTTTATCGCCTTATCCAGTTCCTGGTCGGTCAGGGCGATGAGGTGAATCTTGTGCTGGGCCTCAACCGTTACAATGGCCGGCATGGGTGCGCTGCTCATGCCGATGACGTCGGCCTGGCCGTCGGTCAGGGCACGACCACTGGCATCAAATGTCAGATACAGGGGATCTACCTTGTCAAAGAGTCCCAGGACCTTCAGAATATTTTCGGAGTTTGATGCGGCGCCGCTGCCGGCGGAGCCCACCGCGATTTTTTTGCCGGCTATATCCGACATGGTTTTGATTCCGCTTTTTTCAAGGGCGACAAAATGGTGCCAGCTTTCGTATACACCGGCCATCATTC containing:
- a CDS encoding TAXI family TRAP transporter solute-binding subunit, producing MLRLGNFRKAAWLVSVCFISFILVSTVFVDSASAKRTFVRFGGSNPGGSWYTIAGGITSLFNKEIKDMNASSVATGGSVDCNRQARKHNLDTWLSHSLHAYDNWNGTGIFKDEGKFQDFRMMAGVYESWHHFVALEKSGIKTMSDIAGKKIAVGSAGSGAASNSENILKVLGLFDKVDPLYLTFDASGRALTDGQADVIGMSSAPMPAIVTVEAQHKIHLIALTDQELDKAIKQYPAYKKSIMPAGTYKSWQKDYPCIGFQVYWMAHKDLDPKVAYDMLKVAFDPKNKDFLAKVHRQLKTLSPAFDGMQNMGIPLHPGAVRYFKEQGMSVPAGLIPN